GTATCGTATCTAAATGATGCCGCCAACAAGGAAGACTTGGAAACCATTATACACCCTGATTTGGATAAAATCCTGATTGGCATATATGACTCGGTGCTCTATGATTGCGAAAATCAACAGTTTATCTGCAGAATAGGCATCGGGTATCCTATTCAGCCGGAGACGTTCATACCCGAATTGGCAGGTTTTATCAAAGGAGCCTTGAAACAATTGCCCTTGTATGATTCATTCAAAAACGACCCATTGAATACCGACCTTGACTTGGGGGCTATTCTATGGTCCTTCGAGCAAGATGAATCTTTCATGGCCGAGTATAAACGGATAGTAGAGAGACATAAGAGCCTATTGGAAATACTTCGGTTATCGGTGGAAAAATCCAAGGGCGACTACTCCGTGTTTTTTGACTCTGGCGATTTTCGACTGAACCCTGTTAGCATGATAATTATCGGACACATAGCGGAGCGATATGAGGAGATAGTTCGCAACTATCCCAAACGTCGTTTTGGCATTGTCGCAGAGGGATTTGCCGATGGCTCGCCCGTTCGTCAGGGAGGCATTCCCTATTATCGGGATGGTCGTTGGAGCAATACTGGCGAAGCTCTTCCTTTCTCCAACGGAGCTGGCCAAAACATCGGAAACAGAATAGCATCGGGAGACACAGGCAACAAACAATTGGCGTATGCGCGGGGATTCGAGGGCATGAAGTTGCTTCAAACGACCTTGGAAATGAGCCAATCCTCTCTGCTGCGCAATGTTCAGTTGACCTATAGAGGCACTGCTATGAGAACTCGGGCGAACCCTTACGAGCGCCGCGTCAGTTTCAAAATTCAAGAACTTGAGTAAACACTTAGGCAGGACAGCAGACATTCAATTTTTGACAGGATTCACAAAATTTATAGGTTCAACAAAGTGGCTTCGCCGCCAAAAATCCTGTAAATCTTGTAAATCCTGTCAAAAACCTAAAAGCCTGCCAACCGAGTCTTATGCGCTTGGGGCTGCCTAAGTTTTTACGAACCTGATTAACATTTTCAACCATTTCAACCATGCAAGAGAAAGAAAAAACCTTTTACCACTCAGGCTTCCAGCTGGGTCGAGCCAAAGATGTGGGCAGATTCAATGACACGGTGACGGCGCTTGAGGCAGAAATCACAAGCGCAGAGGCGCATCAATCAAACCTCGTTCAGAAAACTATTGATGCCGTCAACGGGCTGCTCCACAATTTCGAGGAGACCGCAAAAAGAGTTGATAGCATAGCAAATGGCATGGTGCAAAAGCATCTGCAATTTGTCAGACAACTGGAAATCGAGACGGCGATTTGGGCAGCCATGCAACCTCCTCCCGGCCCCGAATACTATGTCGAGCAGCGCAACAAAGTGTCAGATATTTTTAAAAAAACCGAAGAAGGCTTTGACAAACTGAGCGCCAAGCTCGATGAACAAGTTCAAGCGATGAATCTATCCAACGTGCTGGAAAAAATGGTGAATGAGCTCAAAACGCAACACAACAGCTCATTGGAGACCATGCGCACCAACCTTCGCGAGTTCCGCAAAGGCTACAATGAGGGTGCTGGCATCCGCCAACAACTGGATGACTTGGACGGTGGCTCGCAGTCTCCCGCTGCCTGAAAACGCATTTGAAATTTGACGGTCGAAACGCTTTTGCAATCATGACACCACCATCCAAACGACTGCCCAATGCTCACAACACAATCGAACAAGGCTCGCACCCTACAGGCACTCGCGGAAACGCTCAAAAGCTTTTGGGACAACATGGTAAAATTCCTGCTCCCTCCGCGAAGCAGGCGCAATGATGAGGCTAACACATCAAGCACGGAGAATGGCACAGACTCGTCAAACAAAGAAAACGAAACGCCTCAGAATGGCGCGCCCAATGAAAACCATGCTCCACCCAAAGACACGGAAGACCTATTTCAAGGCCATTTTTCGTTGAAAAAAATGTTGGCTTGGCTGCACGACGCGGCCAACATCAGCCGCTCACCGTTCTACAAGATGGGTTACAAATGTGGGCTGGATGCCTGCCATCACAATCAAGGGGTGGCAGCCATAGAGAGTGGTTTCGATGCCTTGATTCATTCAGAAAACAAGCTTCGCGAGGTCTTCGGGGCAGAAATAATCGAGGCACAAAATCAACTGGAGCACTTGAACCAAGAAGTGGAAAGGCTTGCGGCCGATTTGGACGAACAAACCCCAAACAGCACTGCCGCTCGACTTCGACAAGAGATTCAGACCTTCAAAGATGAAATCAAGAACCACTTGTCTTCGCAATACAACGACCGTTTTGTGCACGACCATCAACAAATCATGGAAGAGCGCAAACAAACGGAATTGGCGTTCATAGCGCAGGCCAAAGAACGGATTCTGCAAAAAAGCGAGGAGCTGAAAAACATAGCTACCCCAAAAGAGCGTGCGCGCGCTATCGAAGAACTGGAAAGCGAACAAGCGAATCTTTTCAAGCGATATTCGCGATTGGCCACAGCTCATAAAAACGAAAACATAGCGGTATCGGGAAGCACCCGAATCATCTTCAACCTCATTTTTTTCCTGCTGACCTTAGGCGGCGAGTTTTTCATCATTTACCACCTGAACAGAAAAGTGCTGGAAATGGACCAAGTTGTTTTATCCAGCAACCCTACGACAAAGCTGATTCTGCTAAACGCCATCTATGTTTTTTGTGTGGCTTACCCGCTTGCTTTGGGCATATTGGTCAAAACCATCATCTCCAAATCCAGCGATAGGTCAGTGGCGACGCGTTCTATTTTGTGGGTCGTAGGAATAGCCAGCTTGTTGATGATAGTCGGAATATCTGTGCTAAACCCAACCAAACTTGGGGATGCCGAGGCGCAAGCAAAACTGAAAAACCTAATAGAGCCATTCCTGCTCTACTTATACGCCCTGATTTTTTTTGGCATCACGTTGCTTTTTTCAAGCGTGGCCGGGATGCTCTATGTGGAATTCATTGACGGATATGAGCAATTCTGCAATGCCCGAAAAAAATCGCCTTTCAAGTTTTTGCCACTCAAAGACTCAGACGAATTTGTGGATTTGCGAGAAGCAGAGATAATAAAACGAGAAGACAAGATAGAGCAATTGAGGAGGCAGAAAGAGCAAGCGCACCGAAGAATAGGAGAGTTGCAGTCAACGGCTTCCATCAACATGGAGGACTGGGACCTGGCGGCCACACTCGAAAGTCTGAAACAGGCCGCAGCCAATGCCTTCCGGTTGGGTCACCAGCGAGGGCTGAGCGACCTGATGAGGAAAAAAGAATACGACCCTGCTGCCCTTCTCGACATGGTGTATAGTCGCAAGGTGATGAGGCACTACCTTAAATCCTTCGATGAAAACGCATGAGTTATAGTCAACGCAAATCCGCCCTTTAAATACAAGGGGCGGACAAGGTGGTTTTGAACGGGCGGCGCTCGCAATCCTTTGAAAATCACACAAATCAATCAAGGAAATCTTCAAATCCTCTTTAACCTGGATATATTGTTCATAAAAAAATTTCAACCATGCAAGCCACCCATTTTCGATTGATTGTTTTGCTGGCACTATCTCTCTTGTTTTACCGCAGCTGTTGCATGGAGCCTCCCGAAATCAGCAAGACTTCAGCGCCCGCTAAAATTTTGCTGCTGTTTTGCGATGAGCATGTATTGCGAGATGTCGAAAAATGCGCTGACCTCAAGGCGCGTTTGCAAAAAAAATATCTTGCAGGGCCGGGTTACACGCCAGTCCGGGTGGAGCTTTACCCTTTAAGTTGCAATACCTCCGAAGGCAAAAACCTCTTGCCAAATTGTCGGATAGACCCACAGGAAAGCGATATGCTCAACGAGGGCAGCTTCACCACCAAAGACCAAGTCGAAGGCAGATGGCTCAAAGACTTCGCAAATTTGAGTGAGACAAACGAGATAGGCTGCAACCAAATCGTGGCCTCCTTGCACCTGTTGAGCAATCGCCTCCGCAGCATATCGCCCGGCGAAGAGGTGCGAATCGTCTTCATAACATCTTGGCGAGAAATAGACTTGAGCAACGACTTCGACCGTCAATCATACAGGCTGCTCAGCAACAACCCCTACAACGGAGGCATATATCGCTTTGAGGAAAGTGTGTTGGAAGAAATGCAAAGAAAATCAAACGATGCCAACTCTACCATGCGCCAGATTGCGCTCAGCCTTAAAAACACATTGCGTCAAAACAATCTTCCCATTTCCAAAGTGTATTGCTACACGACATCCTACTGCCTTTCCGACGATGGCGACAGCAACACCAAGCGAATGTTGGACGGTTTCTGGGACGGCTTGTTTGCCCACGCTGGTCTCCAGATAGTGCGTTTGGGCGATTTGGGCGATTGCTTGAAATGACCCCAATGCCCTCTTTTTTGAAAATCACCACGACCAGACAATTGATTGCTTCCACACGCCATACATTAGAGCCGAAAACACACACCATGAATCAATTCCTTTTCCGCCTGCTGCTTTTCCCCCTATTCGTTCTTTGTGTCAAGACCGCTGCTGCCCAATCCTCCACCCCCCACCAACAGCTCTCCACAGGGCTTGATACCCTCGAAGCATTGCTCAAAGCAGAGGCTTACAACGCCGCGCTGCCGCTTTCCGATTCATTGCTTGCACAAGCCAAACTCCTTGCGGGCGACAATCTGCTCGACAGCCTCTATGTCCGCGCACTATTCACACGAGGGCGCACCCTGTTTTTCAGAGGCGAGTATCAGGCAGCTATCAACGCCTTGCAAGACGTGCTGCCACTATCGCGTCAGTTATACGGCGAAGAGAGCATCTACATGGCAAAAATCCTGACCAATCTTGGCATTTGCCACACAGAGCTGAGAGAGGCCGGCAAAGCCATTGAATATCATCGGCAGGCGCTTGCCATTTACCAAAAGCAAAACGACCCGTGGCTTCCGGCAATGGCGGACTGCTGGAACAATCTCGCCAACGCCCAAGCCGACAACCGCGACAATGAATCCGCGCTGGAGAGCTACGAGCAAGCCTTGCACATCCGCTATCGCAACGAGGGGCCCAACAGCCCGGGCGTGGCAAGCATCTATCAGAATGCCGCAGGATGCCATTTGTCGTTGGGCGACCTCGATGAAGCCATACGAGGCTACCGCGCCGCGCTGGCTATTTTTCAAAAAAGCCCTAAGCCACGCCCCGTCTCCGAGGCCCATGTGTGGCACAATTTGGGTATTTGCCACGAGCTCGCGGGCGAGTTGGACAACGCGCTTTATTGCAATGAGCGCGCGCTTGCCCTGCGGCAAAAGCATCTTAGACCCGACCACCCTCACTTAATCGCATCGCTGCGTGGCTTGTCCACCGTGTATCGCAGTCTTGGCGACTTCGACAGGGCAGAACTCTACGTCAACAAGGTGATGGAAGCCCGCCGTGCCACGCTCAAGCCGGGCAACCCATCGCTGACAAACGCACTCGTGGACGCTGGCGTGGTGGCTGGCGACCGGCGCGACTGGGAAAAGGCAGAGGCCATGTTTCAGCTGGCCCTGCAATCGGAATGGGCCGCCCTCAAACCAGACTCCTTGAACATCGCCCGGACACTAAGCAGATACGGCACGTTGAAATTCAAACAGGATTTGCTTGATTCCGCGCTGATGTTTCAACGCCGCGCCCTCGATTTTCACCCGGAGGATTTTTCCGGCATGGACGCAGTTCGTGCCAACATCTTCGCCAACATGGCAGAGTGCTACTTGCAAAAGCAAGAGCTTTCGCTGGCCGACTCGTTTTTTCAGGTAAGCCATGCACTACAAGCAAAGAGCGCGCGCGGGAAAGACCAAGTGCAGGTGGCTTTCTCACTCCGAAAAATAGCAGAGTGCCGGATGTGGCAGCATCGGTTTGAGGAGGCCAACGAGCTGCTGGACAGTGTTTTTGTCATTCTGAATGTCGCTGATTCGCTCAATTGGGAACAAGCCCGTTCGCCCAACGGCCTCGCGCTTGCACTGATAGCGCGCAGCCGCCTTTACCTGCGCTGGGCATCCTTTGCGCTACACCCTGAATATCTTCACACGGCGCTGTACTGGGGCGAGACGGCCCTTTCTTACATGACCCAATGGGAGCAAAAATTGGCAGCGAGCAGCTCGCGCCGCAACACGCGCGAATTGGCTCGAGAGGCCCGCGAGTTGTGCGTTGTGGCGGCATACCAACTTTCTCAAAATGATTTGGCCCATCACACTAAATGGATAGAAAGAGCATTCGGCCACATAGAAGCGGCGCACAACTCTCAGCTCCGCGATGTGCTCGTGGATGCAAACAACAAAAAACCCCTCGGGAAAATTGACCCTGCACAGGCTAAGGAGCAGACTTTGCGCAACGAAATAGCAGAGACCGAGAAGCAAATTTATTTGATGAGGAAAACAGGGCTTGCAGAAGCCAACGACACCATGTTGCGCTATGTCAACCAACTTTTCAACCTCAAAAAAGAATTGGATTCCGTCGCGGCCACACGGCCTTTCATCCCATCAAGTGCCTCATCGCCAACCTCGACAAGGGTACCGGCAAAGGAAGTTTGCCGGCAAGGGCAGGCTTTCTTGGAGTATTTCGTGACTGACAGCGTCATCTATATTTATTTTGCCAACACCACAACAGCCGAAATGGTGGCCGTTCCGCTCAATTTTGACCTCGATTCGTGCGTGATGCGGCTTCGACAGGGCATCACGGGCTATTGCGCGCTACCAGTTTCCGATGCCCGCAGGACGGGCAAATTGTATGAACAATCGCTTGAAGACTACACCAACACGGCTCATTGGCTACACCAAAAACTGCTCGTGCCTGTAGAGCCATTTATCGGCCAACGGGTGGCCCAAAGCCTGCTCATCGTGCCTGACGGGGTGCTGAATCTGGTGCCGTTCAACGCACTGCTAAAGAATATGCCTGACGAGCCGGGTGATTTTGCCTCTTATTCGTTTTTGGCAAATGACTACCATATCTGCATGGCCTTTTCGGCGGCGCTCCAGCGGGAAATGTGCCTTCCGCATACCCAATACTCGCCACAGGGAATGTCATTGGTCATGGCCCCCTTTTTCGAGGGCGACTCGACCCTATTGCCCAGCTTGGCCGCTGCCAAAAACAGCCGTTCTCGTTTCGACACGCTCCACTATTCGGGTTTGGAGGCTTTTCAAATACACCGCATGTTGGGCAAAAGCAGGGTATGGTATGGCGCTGCCGCGGCACTCGACACTTTTTTGCGATTCGCCCCGAATAGCAGGCTGCTGCACCTGAGCACGCACTCCGTGGCAGATGGTCGGTTTGGCGAGTACTGCTATGTGGTTTTGGGGAAAGACAGCATCGGTCACAGGCGCTTGTTTGTGTCCGATATTTACCGTCAAAAGTTCCAAGCCGACTTGGTAGTGCTTTCCTCGTGCGAATCGGCGGTGGGTGAGTTGCAGCCCGGTGAGGGCATTATAGGCTTGTCAAGGGCGTTTGCTCATGCGGGGGCGAAAAGCATTGTGTCGTCGCTTTGGCAGGTCAACGACATAAGCACAGCCGAATTGATGGTTGGCTTTTACGATAACATGGTGCATGGAAAAATGCGCAAGGACACGGCGCTGAGCGAGTCGTGCAGGCAATATCTGTCAGACACCAAGCGCCCCAACGAGTTGAAACACCCTTATTACTGGTCGGCTTTCACCATCACGGGCGACGCAACCAATCACTTCTGACCCAAGCCCGCCAGCTCCGCTTTCAACGATTCGGCCCACTCCCGAAGCGTTCTGGATGGGCTGTCGAGCAGTCGCTGCAAAGCTTGCTCGTACTCGGTTTTCCGATTGGGATATTGTGCCAAATAACACAGCACTAAGTTCTTCTGAGCATCAACCCTGAATTGCAACGCGGTGGTGAGGGGTTGGAGCAGGCGAACCGCTTCGTCGTAGTTACGGTTTTGAAAATGCGCTTCGGCCATCCAATATCGCACCTCATGGTCGGTGGTGTCAGCTCGTTGGAGCCAGTCGAGCGCCTCGCCGTATTGCTTTTTGTCGAGTGCCGTTCTGCCCTGTGTTTTTGCTTTCAATGGTTCGGCCAGCACATTGCCAGTGGAAGTGTTTTCTGACTTTCGGCTCGCCAAGGGAGGGGAACCGACATATCGAAGGCGGGCAAAATCCTCCACACGCGCAGCAGCATTGTCGGGCGACTCGCTCAAATTGTCGGAGGTCGAAAGCGTCTTTGTGTTGTTTGAGGCTTTGTTGGGTGATGGTGTTTGAGGAATGTGTTCAATTGTGGCCTGTGGCGGGGGCTGCTCGCCTGTTGGCCCCAAACGAACATCGGCAGGTTGGGTGGTATCGTGAAACTGCGAGGTGGGCGGCACGCCGTCGTTAGAGACTGCTGGCCTGCTCGGCCATAGCATATAACCAGCCACAGCCGCCACCAGCATCAACAATCCGTACTTTAAGTATGGACGAAAAGGGTATGCGGGGCGAGGCGGAGCCGCACTTTCTTGCCACCATTGCTCCATTTTCGCTCTCAATTCTTGCGCTTGCAAACGCTGCATGGCTGCCCTCACCAACCGCTCATCATCCACCGCTTGCTGCAAGGTTGGGTCGTTTCGCATCTGTGATTCAAAAGCGAGGCGTTCCCCATTCGTCATCGCGTCGTCGAGGTATCGTTCTATTTGTTCGTTTCTAAGTTCTTCGTTGTCCATGACACGTCAGTCTCCCTCGACCGTTTTAGGGTAAAGCGGATGTTTTTTGATGTGCTTGCGCAAATAGCCTTTAAACCGATACAAGTTCTTCTTGGCCATTCCCTCGTTGGCGAGGCTGAATTTTGCGGCGATTTCCTTTAACGACAAATTGTCCACATATTTGGCTTTGAGCATTTCGCGCTGGCGTTCTTCCAGTTGGTTCAGCCCATAGTCCAGCGCCATGTTGAGCTGCTCTTGTTGAGCCATCTCTTCGAGGTCGTCGTCGTCCCGCCAAGGCTCGTCGGTGAGTTCGGGAGCGATGTTGCGTTTCTTTCTGAACAGCATGAACCAAGTGTTTTGGGCGATGCGCATGAAATAGGGTTTTGCCTTGTTTTCGTCTTTTAGTTTTTCATCCGCTATCTTTTTCAAAAAATAAATGATGGCATCGTGAAAAACGTCTTTGGCATCGTCCGAAGACCCGCCGTGGCGGAGCACGAACTTAATGACTTCGTTTTTGAGGGTTGGGTCATCGTAAAAAAACTTTTTAATCGCCCTCTCTTTCGCCATGCCACCCTGCCTCAAGGCGGCGAGAAGCTCTGCTTCTGTCAGGTTGCCTTTCATTAGTTGCAATAATTGGAGGTTGGTACCCAGTTGGCGGTTGTGTTTTTGATAAAAAAGGGTGAAGGCGAAGGTAGTTGTTTGTAGAAGAAAACACCGCCCGGAACCAAAAGGTCGCGGGCGGTGTAGCCATGTCTCATCGCTATTTCCCCCGCACACTGAACGAAATGCGCCGATTCTTTGCCTTGTTCTCCGGCGTGTCGTTGGGCGCTACCGGGTGCTGCTCGCCGTAGCCCTCCGGGTCGAGGCGGTCGGCGGCGATGCCTTTTGCCACAAGCCAGTCGCGCACCGTTTTGGCACGTGCGTCGCTCAGTTTTTGATTGGCGGCATCGTCGCCGTCGGAGTCGGTGTAGCCGCCGATTTTGACTTTGACCGTGGGGTAGGTGTTCAGAATCGTGAGTACTGCGGCTAGTTTTTCGTCCGAGTTGGCGGAAAGAATGGATTGGCCGACCTCAAACTGAATTTCGGGGAAATCGAACCATTTGCTTTTGTCAATCGCTGCGTTCGGGTCTTTGATGAAAGCGAGCATGGCCGATTCCTGAGAGCCGATGGCGAATCCCAGCTCGTCCACCGTGGGTGCGGGAGGGGCCACTGAGGGAACACCCGTGTCCACCGCCTGCGTGGCTTGTGGCTGGCTGGCGCAGTAGCGCAAGTAGTACATGAGAGCGCCCCCCAAGCCAAGCAGGAGTACGAGCGGCCATACCCACCGACGGCCCGTGGTGGCCACATTGCCGCCGCTGCCAGTCAAATCAGCAAGACCCAAAATGGAGCCGAGGCCCGTAGGCAACGCACCGAGTATGCTGTTTTTCTCCGTGAGCAACAGGTTGGCAAGCCCAGCCACGTTGAGGCCCCCGGTGCTGATTTTTTTGCTCAACAAGCCCATGACGAGCGGGCCTACCATGCCGAGCAGCGAAGAAACAGACGACGATTTGGTGCCCGAAAACGAGGCCACCGCGTTGGTGATGGCTGGCACTTTGGAGCCAAAAATAGCGCCGAGCAAGTGGCCAGCTGCATCTTTTGGGTCGTTGTGGGCAAGATTGCCACCGCCGATAAGGCTGCCGAGGTTGCCCAATACGCCGGGGTCGAATTTTGAAATCATGTCGAAAATGCCGCCCATCGCGTTCGAGTCGCCGGTCTTTTCCAAAAGCCCCGCGAGGATGGTGGGAGCAAGCCCGCCGACGGCCTTCGAAATGCCGCCTTCGTTTTCGCCGAGGATGCTGGCCGCTTGGCCGATGAGTTCGGGAGTCACATACTCCTTGATGGAGTCAAGTAGGTTTGCCATGTCGTTGTGAAGTTTTGTTTTAGTTTTGAATTGTCGGGCGGCTGCGTGTTTAAAAAGCCTAACCCGTTGAATTTAACTGCAAAATTAGGTTTCAATTCGCCAAAATTCACCAAACAATCGGAGACTGTTCAAATCGTCCGGGCAGGCTTCAGACCACGTCCACTGCGCTTGGCCGAGCAAGCGTCAAAACGGCAAGCCGACCGCCAAGTTGGGGTTCAAGTCGCGCCAAGTGAACCCCGAAATCA
This Saprospiraceae bacterium DNA region includes the following protein-coding sequences:
- a CDS encoding CHAT domain-containing protein, giving the protein MNQFLFRLLLFPLFVLCVKTAAAQSSTPHQQLSTGLDTLEALLKAEAYNAALPLSDSLLAQAKLLAGDNLLDSLYVRALFTRGRTLFFRGEYQAAINALQDVLPLSRQLYGEESIYMAKILTNLGICHTELREAGKAIEYHRQALAIYQKQNDPWLPAMADCWNNLANAQADNRDNESALESYEQALHIRYRNEGPNSPGVASIYQNAAGCHLSLGDLDEAIRGYRAALAIFQKSPKPRPVSEAHVWHNLGICHELAGELDNALYCNERALALRQKHLRPDHPHLIASLRGLSTVYRSLGDFDRAELYVNKVMEARRATLKPGNPSLTNALVDAGVVAGDRRDWEKAEAMFQLALQSEWAALKPDSLNIARTLSRYGTLKFKQDLLDSALMFQRRALDFHPEDFSGMDAVRANIFANMAECYLQKQELSLADSFFQVSHALQAKSARGKDQVQVAFSLRKIAECRMWQHRFEEANELLDSVFVILNVADSLNWEQARSPNGLALALIARSRLYLRWASFALHPEYLHTALYWGETALSYMTQWEQKLAASSSRRNTRELAREARELCVVAAYQLSQNDLAHHTKWIERAFGHIEAAHNSQLRDVLVDANNKKPLGKIDPAQAKEQTLRNEIAETEKQIYLMRKTGLAEANDTMLRYVNQLFNLKKELDSVAATRPFIPSSASSPTSTRVPAKEVCRQGQAFLEYFVTDSVIYIYFANTTTAEMVAVPLNFDLDSCVMRLRQGITGYCALPVSDARRTGKLYEQSLEDYTNTAHWLHQKLLVPVEPFIGQRVAQSLLIVPDGVLNLVPFNALLKNMPDEPGDFASYSFLANDYHICMAFSAALQREMCLPHTQYSPQGMSLVMAPFFEGDSTLLPSLAAAKNSRSRFDTLHYSGLEAFQIHRMLGKSRVWYGAAAALDTFLRFAPNSRLLHLSTHSVADGRFGEYCYVVLGKDSIGHRRLFVSDIYRQKFQADLVVLSSCESAVGELQPGEGIIGLSRAFAHAGAKSIVSSLWQVNDISTAELMVGFYDNMVHGKMRKDTALSESCRQYLSDTKRPNELKHPYYWSAFTITGDATNHF
- a CDS encoding sigma-70 family RNA polymerase sigma factor, coding for MKGNLTEAELLAALRQGGMAKERAIKKFFYDDPTLKNEVIKFVLRHGGSSDDAKDVFHDAIIYFLKKIADEKLKDENKAKPYFMRIAQNTWFMLFRKKRNIAPELTDEPWRDDDDLEEMAQQEQLNMALDYGLNQLEERQREMLKAKYVDNLSLKEIAAKFSLANEGMAKKNLYRFKGYLRKHIKKHPLYPKTVEGD
- a CDS encoding DUF937 domain-containing protein yields the protein MANLLDSIKEYVTPELIGQAASILGENEGGISKAVGGLAPTILAGLLEKTGDSNAMGGIFDMISKFDPGVLGNLGSLIGGGNLAHNDPKDAAGHLLGAIFGSKVPAITNAVASFSGTKSSSVSSLLGMVGPLVMGLLSKKISTGGLNVAGLANLLLTEKNSILGALPTGLGSILGLADLTGSGGNVATTGRRWVWPLVLLLGLGGALMYYLRYCASQPQATQAVDTGVPSVAPPAPTVDELGFAIGSQESAMLAFIKDPNAAIDKSKWFDFPEIQFEVGQSILSANSDEKLAAVLTILNTYPTVKVKIGGYTDSDGDDAANQKLSDARAKTVRDWLVAKGIAADRLDPEGYGEQHPVAPNDTPENKAKNRRISFSVRGK
- a CDS encoding tetratricopeptide repeat protein → MDNEELRNEQIERYLDDAMTNGERLAFESQMRNDPTLQQAVDDERLVRAAMQRLQAQELRAKMEQWWQESAAPPRPAYPFRPYLKYGLLMLVAAVAGYMLWPSRPAVSNDGVPPTSQFHDTTQPADVRLGPTGEQPPPQATIEHIPQTPSPNKASNNTKTLSTSDNLSESPDNAAARVEDFARLRYVGSPPLASRKSENTSTGNVLAEPLKAKTQGRTALDKKQYGEALDWLQRADTTDHEVRYWMAEAHFQNRNYDEAVRLLQPLTTALQFRVDAQKNLVLCYLAQYPNRKTEYEQALQRLLDSPSRTLREWAESLKAELAGLGQK